A stretch of Dietzia lutea DNA encodes these proteins:
- a CDS encoding DinB family protein yields MDTPPEPSLPDTKDWTTVLESGCDECGYRPHDPATTSDRLASARDRWLAVLGRPGVERRPAPRVWSPLEYAGHCRDLIEVLGDRIAAMLDRAEPTYDDFDGEAAVVEHAYWRSDPDDLARRLDAATARTLEVLDRVGPADQDGTGRRGDGYVFTTPPCASTSCTTSNTIWVTSTGENSRRRRVRTRGSESPARGLGIVSLPEAVYAGRGRPEDAPEETDLARHGR; encoded by the coding sequence ATGGACACGCCTCCCGAACCCTCGCTGCCGGACACCAAGGACTGGACGACCGTACTCGAGTCGGGCTGCGACGAGTGCGGCTACCGGCCTCACGATCCGGCCACCACGAGCGACCGCCTGGCCTCCGCCCGCGACCGGTGGCTCGCCGTTCTGGGGCGGCCCGGGGTCGAGCGGCGACCGGCCCCGCGGGTGTGGTCACCGCTGGAGTACGCGGGCCACTGCCGTGACCTCATCGAGGTCCTGGGGGACCGCATAGCGGCGATGCTCGACCGTGCCGAGCCGACGTACGACGATTTCGACGGCGAGGCGGCGGTCGTCGAGCACGCGTACTGGCGTAGCGACCCGGACGACCTCGCCCGCCGTCTCGACGCCGCCACCGCTCGGACGCTGGAGGTTCTCGACCGCGTCGGCCCCGCGGACCAGGACGGGACCGGTCGACGCGGCGACGGCTACGTGTTCACCACGCCTCCTTGTGCCAGTACATCGTGCACGACGTCGAACACCATCTGGGTGACGTCGACGGGTGAGAACAGCCGACGTCGACGGGTGAGAACGCGCGGTTCGGAGTCTCCCGCGCGGGGCCTCGGGATAGTTTCATTACCGGAGGCCGTATACGCCGGTAGAGGTCGGCCCGAGGACGCACCCGAGGAGACAGATCTTGCACGACACGGCCGATAA
- a CDS encoding dodecin, which produces MNHVYSVTEIVGSSPDGTDQAIANAVAEASKTLRNLEWFEVQSVRGKLDGGAVAHWQVTIKVGFRHES; this is translated from the coding sequence ATGAACCACGTCTACAGCGTCACCGAGATCGTCGGCTCCTCGCCGGACGGAACCGACCAGGCCATCGCCAACGCGGTCGCGGAGGCGTCGAAGACCCTGCGGAACCTCGAGTGGTTCGAGGTCCAGTCCGTCCGCGGCAAGCTCGACGGCGGCGCGGTCGCCCACTGGCAGGTGACCATCAAGGTGGGATTCCGCCACGAGTCCTGA
- a CDS encoding lipase family protein has protein sequence MHDTADKHTDRGRRVLGALLALASVALGVVLILVHLGMPVMVTLAGAGLVVVGLATVTGVDGAGRSGRWTRIAVGLAAVAAGVVVLAWRTASIRTLLWVMVAALVAHGVHTVVGAWRGGTDRRVAGLFSGAAAILLGLLCLVWPVLAIELIRYAVGAWLVFVGLRALIELVVERPRARMRAGRERVGRWARTAAAVVVFLLVLALAIGSVVLLRGDDRPEPDAFYTAVEPLPDEPGVLLRAETLTAGVPDGADAWRILYTTTRPDDTVTVSSGVAIAPADRGGDELPLLSIAHGTTGIVPRCAPSLSPTPFADGAAAALEQMVTEHGWAGVISDYVGLGTAGMHPYLVGRAEARNVLDASRAAQQLDGLDLSTDTVVWGHSQGGHGALWTGQIAGDYAPELTLRGIAGMAPASDLYRLADEDKDSVGGKTVSAYIATSWNEIYPDLDLSGHLNPGTAHGVEKISDLCFNEKDVIAALLRGTQIPEQVFPDSVLEGGLGDRLRENSPTGPWPAPVLVAQGLADPLVTPTMQENWVAGRCAAGDPIDFRTYPGLDHMGLVAADSPLTPQLVQWTLDRWAGAAPTPTC, from the coding sequence TTGCACGACACGGCCGATAAGCACACCGACCGCGGACGGCGGGTACTCGGCGCCCTTCTGGCCCTGGCGTCCGTCGCCCTGGGCGTGGTGTTGATCCTGGTCCACCTCGGTATGCCGGTGATGGTCACGCTGGCAGGGGCGGGACTCGTCGTCGTCGGACTGGCCACGGTCACCGGCGTCGACGGTGCCGGCCGCTCCGGGCGGTGGACGCGCATCGCGGTCGGACTCGCCGCCGTCGCGGCCGGCGTCGTGGTGCTCGCGTGGCGCACGGCGAGCATCCGCACCCTGCTGTGGGTGATGGTCGCCGCCCTGGTGGCGCACGGGGTCCACACTGTCGTCGGGGCGTGGCGCGGCGGCACCGACCGTCGGGTGGCCGGCCTGTTCAGCGGCGCCGCGGCCATCCTGCTGGGCCTGCTGTGCCTGGTGTGGCCGGTGCTCGCGATCGAACTGATCCGGTACGCGGTGGGTGCGTGGCTGGTGTTCGTCGGCCTGCGCGCGCTGATCGAGCTCGTCGTGGAGCGGCCCCGCGCCCGCATGCGCGCGGGCCGCGAGCGTGTAGGCAGGTGGGCGAGGACGGCGGCGGCGGTCGTGGTGTTCCTGCTCGTGCTCGCGCTGGCGATCGGCAGCGTGGTCCTGCTCAGGGGCGACGACCGGCCCGAGCCCGACGCCTTCTACACGGCGGTAGAGCCGCTGCCCGACGAGCCCGGGGTGCTCCTGCGCGCCGAGACCCTCACCGCGGGCGTGCCGGACGGCGCCGACGCCTGGCGGATCCTCTACACGACCACCCGGCCGGACGACACGGTGACCGTGTCGAGCGGTGTGGCGATCGCGCCGGCCGACCGGGGCGGCGACGAGCTGCCCCTGCTGAGCATCGCCCACGGGACGACGGGCATCGTGCCCCGCTGCGCCCCGTCCCTGAGCCCCACCCCGTTCGCGGACGGCGCCGCCGCCGCCCTCGAGCAGATGGTCACCGAGCACGGGTGGGCAGGCGTCATCTCCGACTACGTGGGCCTGGGCACGGCCGGCATGCACCCGTACCTGGTGGGGCGGGCCGAGGCGCGCAACGTGCTCGACGCCTCCCGCGCCGCGCAGCAGCTCGACGGGCTCGACCTGAGCACCGACACCGTCGTGTGGGGCCACTCGCAGGGCGGCCACGGTGCGCTCTGGACCGGGCAGATCGCCGGCGACTACGCGCCGGAGCTGACGCTGCGCGGTATCGCGGGCATGGCTCCGGCCAGCGACCTGTACCGGCTGGCCGACGAGGACAAGGACAGCGTCGGCGGCAAGACCGTCTCGGCCTACATCGCCACGTCGTGGAACGAGATCTACCCCGACCTCGACCTGTCCGGCCACCTCAACCCGGGCACGGCGCACGGCGTGGAGAAGATCTCCGACCTGTGCTTCAACGAGAAGGACGTCATCGCCGCACTCCTGCGCGGGACGCAGATCCCCGAGCAGGTCTTCCCGGACTCCGTCCTCGAGGGCGGGCTCGGCGACCGACTGCGGGAGAACTCGCCGACCGGCCCGTGGCCGGCGCCCGTCCTCGTCGCGCAGGGCCTGGCCGATCCGCTCGTGACGCCGACGATGCAGGAGAACTGGGTCGCCGGTCGGTGCGCGGCGGGCGATCCGATCGACTTCCGCACCTACCCGGGGCTCGACCACATGGGGCTGGTCGCCGCCGACTCACCGCTCACGCCGCAGTTGGTGCAGTGGACCCTCGACCGCTGGGCCGGCGCGGCGCCCACGCCGACCTGCTGA
- a CDS encoding isocitrate lyase/PEP mutase family protein, protein MPDVRARATTLAELHQSGELAVLPTVWDTWSARVAADAGFKGLTVGSHPVADAIGSADGEKMDFSEYLRVVKRITDAVPVPVSADVESGYGLDPAELIARLLEAGAVGANIEDVVHREGKRVRDRQEHADYIAGARRAADDAGIPFVINGRTDAVKLGTDVFPDPVAEAEARITLMEDAGARSVYPVGVTSADQLTRLVQAVTIPVNATAHPVKGHGAGDLATLKKLGVRRVSFGPLWQMWLAEVSTDRFADWLPANG, encoded by the coding sequence ATGCCCGACGTACGCGCACGAGCAACCACGCTGGCCGAGCTCCATCAATCGGGTGAACTGGCCGTCCTGCCGACCGTGTGGGACACCTGGAGCGCGAGGGTCGCCGCCGACGCCGGCTTCAAGGGCCTGACGGTGGGTAGCCACCCTGTCGCCGACGCCATCGGCAGCGCGGACGGGGAGAAGATGGACTTCTCCGAGTACCTGCGCGTGGTCAAGCGCATCACCGACGCGGTGCCCGTCCCCGTCAGCGCGGACGTCGAGTCCGGCTACGGTCTCGACCCGGCCGAGTTGATCGCCCGCCTGCTCGAGGCCGGCGCCGTCGGCGCGAACATCGAGGACGTCGTGCACCGCGAGGGCAAGCGGGTCCGGGACCGTCAGGAGCACGCCGACTACATCGCCGGCGCCCGCCGCGCGGCCGATGACGCCGGGATCCCGTTCGTCATCAACGGACGTACCGATGCCGTCAAGCTGGGGACGGACGTCTTCCCGGACCCGGTGGCGGAGGCCGAGGCCCGCATCACGCTCATGGAGGATGCCGGAGCACGATCGGTGTACCCGGTGGGCGTGACGAGCGCCGACCAGCTGACGCGTCTCGTCCAGGCGGTAACGATCCCCGTCAACGCGACCGCCCATCCGGTGAAGGGACACGGCGCCGGCGACCTGGCGACCCTCAAGAAGCTCGGCGTGCGCCGGGTGTCCTTCGGCCCGCTCTGGCAGATGTGGCTCGCCGAGGTCTCCACCGACCGGTTCGCCGACTGGCTCCCCGCGAACGGCTGA